One Bacteroidota bacterium DNA window includes the following coding sequences:
- a CDS encoding radical SAM protein, which yields MPNKNYTIPIFIPELACPFQCLYCDQRKISGKSGIPNEDEVIQIILAHLNTIPKQAHIELGFFGGNFTGIPKPEQEKYLKLVQAYLDSGVIQNIRCSTRPDYINHEVLQLLKQYRVGTIELGAQSMDDEVLRKSKRGHTVVDTLNAAKLIREYEINLGLQMMIGLPGDTKQKAILTARKIIEAGAENTRIYPTLVIKNTKLEEMYHQGSYKPLTMKEAVDWTADIYEIFEQSEVKVLRIGLHPSEGLLDGSDLVAGPFHPSFRELVLTEIWRKKLSDIKSGTDSITITVNPKELNYAVGYYASNKKMLSRKFNSVKFGINNNLANRDYELDYHR from the coding sequence ATGCCAAATAAAAATTATACCATACCAATTTTCATACCCGAATTGGCTTGTCCATTTCAGTGTTTGTATTGCGATCAACGAAAGATTTCAGGGAAATCAGGTATTCCAAATGAGGATGAAGTAATTCAAATCATCTTGGCACATTTAAATACAATCCCAAAACAAGCTCATATTGAACTCGGATTTTTTGGTGGAAATTTTACCGGAATCCCAAAACCCGAACAAGAGAAATATTTAAAATTGGTACAAGCTTATTTAGATTCGGGTGTGATCCAAAATATTCGATGTTCAACGCGACCCGATTATATCAATCATGAGGTGCTTCAATTGCTTAAACAATACAGGGTAGGAACAATTGAACTGGGTGCCCAATCAATGGACGATGAGGTTTTAAGAAAATCAAAACGAGGTCATACCGTTGTCGATACCTTAAATGCGGCAAAGCTAATTCGTGAATATGAGATAAATTTAGGATTACAGATGATGATCGGATTGCCCGGAGATACAAAACAAAAAGCAATTTTAACTGCCAGGAAAATTATTGAAGCAGGTGCTGAAAATACACGGATTTATCCAACGCTCGTGATTAAAAACACCAAGCTTGAAGAAATGTACCATCAGGGAAGCTATAAACCTTTGACAATGAAAGAAGCGGTTGATTGGACGGCAGATATTTATGAAATATTTGAACAATCGGAAGTGAAGGTTTTAAGAATCGGGTTGCATCCATCCGAAGGATTACTTGATGGATCAGATTTAGTAGCCGGTCCGTTTCATCCATCTTTTAGGGAATTGGTACTGACCGAAATCTGGAGAAAAAAATTGTCGGACATTAAATCCGGAACAGATTCAATCACAATTACGGTAAATCCTAAGGAATTGAATTATGCCGTAGGATATTATGCTAGCAACAAAAAAATGCTTTCGAGAAAATTTAATAGTGTGAAATTTGGCATTAATAATAACTTGGCAAACAGAGATTATGAGCTTGATTATCATCGATAA
- a CDS encoding GNAT family N-acetyltransferase, translating to MEQISGNILIRNFELSDYDTLIGLWTAADLPFKSKGRDTKQNIRKELQRGCASILIAELNNIAIGTVFATQDGRKGWINRLAVIPEFRKQGIGKMLVEKAESILIEKGIGIIACLIEDYNKTSLATFQKLGYNEFKGIHYLTKRIHPDI from the coding sequence ATGGAACAAATTTCCGGCAATATTTTAATTCGTAATTTCGAATTATCAGATTATGACACTTTGATCGGGTTATGGACCGCAGCAGATCTTCCTTTTAAATCAAAAGGGCGCGACACCAAACAAAACATCCGGAAAGAGCTACAGAGAGGCTGTGCTTCCATCTTAATTGCTGAGCTAAACAATATAGCCATCGGTACTGTTTTTGCAACGCAAGACGGTCGCAAGGGTTGGATTAACCGATTGGCAGTTATCCCCGAATTCCGCAAACAAGGTATTGGTAAAATGCTGGTTGAAAAGGCTGAATCCATTCTGATCGAAAAAGGAATTGGAATCATTGCCTGTTTAATTGAAGATTACAATAAAACCTCATTGGCAACATTCCAAAAACTGGGTTATAATGAGTTTAAAGGAATACACTATTTAACAAAAAGAATTCACCCCGATATTTAA
- a CDS encoding class I tRNA ligase family protein: MDYNFNEIEPKWQKYWSENKTFKAEIDHSRPKFYVLDMFPYPSGAGLHVGHPLGYIASDIYARYMRQKGHNVLHPMGYDAYGLPAEQYAIQTGTHPEITTVKNIDRYREQLDKIGFSFDWDREVRTCDPGYYKWTQWTFIQLFNSWYNKDNDKSESVDQLISKFKKEGNKNINAATDQEVIFSAEDWNAMDEKAQRELLMHYRLAYLSNTMVNWCPELGTVLANDEVKEGLSERGGHPVERKLMKQWSLRITAYAQRLLDGLDKIDWSDSIKEMQRNWIGRSQGATIYFRLSPALSRGEGARPGYMTSDGQMWSLLEEKVKEARKKPTEAESIIWERVRAKQLGHKIRRQHVINRFIADFVCLRKKVVIEIDGKIHERQLEQDAERTEILNTYGYSVIRFKNEEVVANPEKVINEIKSYLDNKVLPIGEDLGEVIDVFTTRPDTIFGATYMVLAPEHELVDKITTPDRKEAIDKYVTWAKNRSERERQSEVKNISGEFTGAYGINPLNGKEIQIWVADYVLAGYGSGAIMAVPAHDSRDYSFAKHFNLPIIPVVSGGDISEESYDAKEGKMMNSEFLDGMEVKEAIQAAIAKINELEVGFGTVNYRLRDAIFSRQRYWGEPFPVYYKDGIPYVMNEDQLPLLLPDVDKYLPTESGEPPLARAKNWVTKEGYPIEINTMPGFAGSSAYYLRYMDPKNENEYFSKEANEYWQDVDLYIGGDEHAVGHLLYSRFWNKFLFDIGMVKKDEPFKKLINQGKIQGRSSFVFRVNHEKYAEHLLWEFFKKNGMEKGVVREYRDGHRNFDFFVEEANLIIEIKSQPKLESYYEKYVKEKGKKLLLLPIADIIENTKAFIDETQKAIKEVKKGIIFNRHEIRELKPIFISKGVQDRELFSTPIHVDISLVDNDVLDTEAFKQWRPEFADSEFILEDGKFICGHEVEKMSKSKHNVQNPDDLIEKYGADTLRLYEMFLGPLEYHKPWDIKGIEGVFRFMKKLWRLYHDAENRFVVSEELPSKDELKVLHKTIKRAQDDIERYSFNTVVSTLMICVNELTDLKCNKRAILDPLTVLISSYAPHVAEELWSLLGHNETVTYATFPKLREEYIKEDAVIYPVSFNGKMRFKISLPIDMSKEDVEKTVLNSDEAQKWLEGKSPQKVIVVPKKIVNIVI, translated from the coding sequence ATGGATTATAATTTTAATGAAATAGAGCCTAAATGGCAAAAATATTGGAGCGAAAACAAAACGTTTAAGGCTGAAATAGATCATTCAAGACCCAAATTTTATGTACTGGATATGTTTCCGTATCCTTCCGGTGCAGGTCTTCACGTTGGTCATCCCTTGGGTTATATTGCTTCTGATATTTATGCCAGGTATATGCGCCAAAAGGGCCATAATGTATTACATCCGATGGGGTATGATGCCTATGGTTTGCCTGCCGAACAATATGCCATTCAAACCGGAACACATCCTGAAATAACAACGGTTAAAAATATTGATCGTTATCGTGAGCAACTCGATAAAATTGGTTTTTCATTTGATTGGGACCGGGAAGTTCGCACTTGTGATCCCGGTTATTATAAATGGACACAATGGACCTTTATTCAGCTTTTCAATTCATGGTACAATAAAGATAATGACAAGTCAGAATCAGTTGATCAATTGATTTCTAAATTTAAGAAAGAAGGAAATAAAAATATAAATGCGGCCACTGATCAGGAGGTAATTTTTAGTGCTGAAGATTGGAATGCAATGGATGAAAAAGCACAACGGGAATTGTTAATGCACTATCGGTTGGCTTATTTGTCCAATACCATGGTTAACTGGTGCCCTGAATTGGGAACTGTACTGGCTAATGATGAAGTAAAAGAAGGACTGTCTGAAAGAGGAGGTCATCCGGTTGAAAGAAAGCTGATGAAACAATGGTCGTTGCGGATTACAGCCTATGCCCAACGATTGCTTGACGGACTTGATAAAATTGACTGGTCGGATTCGATTAAAGAAATGCAGCGTAACTGGATTGGTCGGTCTCAGGGTGCAACTATTTACTTTCGCCTCTCCCCAGCCCTCTCCAGAGGAGAGGGAGCAAGACCGGGTTATATGACCTCGGATGGGCAGATGTGGTCACTTTTAGAAGAAAAAGTTAAAGAAGCCAGAAAAAAACCGACCGAAGCAGAATCAATAATTTGGGAACGTGTTCGGGCAAAACAACTTGGGCATAAAATACGAAGGCAACATGTTATCAATCGTTTTATTGCTGATTTTGTTTGCTTGAGGAAAAAAGTTGTCATTGAAATTGATGGGAAAATTCATGAAAGGCAGTTAGAACAAGATGCAGAGAGAACAGAAATATTAAATACCTATGGTTATTCAGTAATCCGCTTTAAAAATGAAGAAGTAGTTGCCAATCCCGAAAAGGTAATTAATGAAATTAAAAGTTATTTGGACAATAAAGTCCTCCCCATTGGGGAGGATTTAGGAGAGGTGATCGATGTTTTTACAACCCGGCCGGATACCATATTTGGCGCAACCTATATGGTACTTGCACCTGAACATGAATTAGTTGACAAAATTACAACTCCCGATAGAAAAGAAGCCATCGATAAATATGTCACATGGGCGAAAAACCGCTCGGAGCGCGAACGGCAATCGGAGGTTAAAAATATTAGTGGAGAATTTACAGGAGCTTATGGAATTAATCCTTTGAACGGAAAAGAAATCCAAATTTGGGTTGCTGATTATGTGCTTGCCGGTTACGGATCTGGGGCTATTATGGCCGTTCCCGCGCACGACAGCAGGGATTATTCTTTCGCTAAACATTTCAATTTACCTATTATTCCGGTAGTTTCAGGCGGTGATATTTCGGAAGAATCGTATGATGCCAAAGAAGGCAAAATGATGAATTCCGAATTTTTGGATGGCATGGAGGTAAAAGAAGCAATTCAGGCAGCGATTGCAAAAATTAATGAATTGGAAGTTGGATTTGGAACGGTAAATTATCGTTTACGCGATGCTATTTTTAGCCGCCAGCGTTATTGGGGCGAGCCTTTTCCTGTTTACTACAAGGACGGCATTCCTTATGTAATGAATGAAGATCAATTGCCGCTACTGCTTCCTGATGTAGATAAATATTTACCAACTGAAAGCGGAGAACCACCATTGGCCAGAGCAAAAAACTGGGTAACTAAAGAAGGTTATCCCATCGAAATCAACACCATGCCCGGTTTTGCAGGTTCAAGCGCTTATTATTTACGGTACATGGATCCGAAAAATGAGAATGAATATTTCTCGAAGGAGGCCAATGAATACTGGCAGGATGTTGATCTATATATAGGAGGAGATGAGCATGCGGTTGGGCACTTACTTTATTCACGTTTCTGGAATAAATTCCTCTTTGATATCGGAATGGTTAAAAAAGACGAACCGTTTAAAAAGCTGATTAACCAAGGGAAAATTCAGGGTCGCTCAAGTTTTGTGTTTCGGGTAAATCACGAAAAATATGCAGAACACTTATTGTGGGAATTCTTCAAGAAAAACGGAATGGAAAAAGGGGTGGTTCGCGAATATCGCGACGGACACCGTAATTTTGATTTCTTTGTTGAAGAGGCCAATTTAATTATTGAAATTAAAAGTCAGCCAAAGCTTGAAAGTTACTACGAAAAATATGTCAAAGAAAAAGGGAAGAAATTATTGCTACTTCCTATCGCTGATATCATTGAAAATACAAAAGCCTTTATTGATGAAACCCAAAAAGCCATTAAAGAAGTAAAAAAAGGGATCATTTTTAATCGTCATGAAATTAGGGAACTGAAGCCCATATTTATTTCAAAAGGAGTACAAGACCGCGAATTGTTCTCAACTCCGATCCATGTTGATATCAGTTTAGTGGATAATGATGTTTTGGATACCGAAGCTTTTAAACAATGGAGACCGGAGTTTGCTGATTCAGAATTTATTTTGGAGGATGGTAAATTTATTTGTGGTCATGAGGTAGAAAAAATGTCGAAATCCAAGCATAATGTTCAAAACCCTGATGACCTGATCGAAAAATATGGAGCTGATACTTTACGGCTTTACGAAATGTTTTTGGGACCTTTGGAATACCACAAACCCTGGGATATTAAAGGCATTGAGGGTGTTTTTAGGTTTATGAAAAAATTGTGGCGATTATATCATGATGCAGAAAATCGTTTTGTGGTATCTGAAGAGCTGCCAAGCAAAGACGAACTTAAAGTTTTACATAAAACAATCAAAAGAGCACAGGACGATATTGAGCGTTATTCATTTAATACGGTTGTAAGTACTTTAATGATTTGCGTGAACGAATTAACCGATCTGAAATGCAACAAACGGGCAATCCTGGATCCACTGACGGTACTTATTTCTTCCTATGCACCTCATGTGGCGGAAGAATTATGGTCATTACTGGGACATAATGAAACCGTAACATACGCCACTTTTCCTAAATTGAGAGAAGAATATATAAAAGAAGATGCTGTAATTTATCCGGTTTCTTTTAACGGAAAAATGCGTTTTAAAATTTCGCTTCCCATCGATATGTCGAAAGAAGATGTTGAAAAAACCGTACTCAATTCAGATGAAGCTCAAAAATGGCTTGAAGGCAAATCACCCCAAAAAGTTATTGTTGTTCCAAAGAAAATTGTGAACATCGTAATCTGA
- a CDS encoding permease-like cell division protein FtsX, with protein sequence MARKEDKYNKRRLQTSYLTSIVSTTLVLLMLGVLGLIVLHAQKLSNHVKENIGIRVIMKDDSREAAILQLQKYLDATSYTKSTEYITKEKAAEELKAELGEDFIDFLGFNPLPSSIDLRLKADYANIASIGAIEKELLENKNVKEVYYQKSLVQAINQNVQKIGILLLGFSLLLLVIAIALINNTIRLSVYSKRFIIKSMLLVGATESFIRRPFLIKGAVQGIYSAIIALILISVILYFAQLELPELIDFQDTNLFISLIVLVVVSGIMITWLSTYAALRKFLNMKTDDLYY encoded by the coding sequence ATGGCAAGGAAAGAAGATAAATATAATAAACGAAGACTTCAAACATCTTATTTAACGTCCATCGTAAGTACGACGCTTGTTTTGTTGATGTTAGGTGTTCTGGGTTTAATTGTGTTGCATGCACAAAAACTATCTAATCACGTGAAAGAAAATATAGGGATCAGGGTTATCATGAAAGATGACTCAAGAGAAGCCGCAATTTTACAACTTCAAAAATACTTGGATGCCACTTCATATACAAAATCTACCGAATACATCACCAAAGAAAAAGCTGCTGAGGAATTAAAAGCAGAACTGGGAGAAGATTTCATTGACTTTTTGGGTTTTAACCCGTTACCCTCCTCAATTGATCTAAGATTAAAAGCAGACTATGCGAATATTGCAAGTATCGGGGCTATTGAAAAAGAATTGCTGGAAAATAAAAATGTGAAAGAGGTTTATTATCAGAAATCTTTGGTGCAGGCAATCAATCAGAATGTTCAAAAAATCGGTATTTTGTTGTTGGGATTCAGTTTATTATTGTTGGTTATTGCTATCGCACTTATAAACAATACCATTCGGCTATCGGTTTATTCCAAACGATTCATCATAAAAAGCATGTTGCTTGTTGGAGCTACGGAGTCATTTATCCGCAGGCCCTTTTTAATAAAAGGAGCTGTTCAAGGGATTTATAGTGCAATCATTGCCCTAATATTGATCAGTGTTATTCTTTACTTTGCCCAACTTGAACTACCGGAATTAATAGACTTTCAGGACACAAACCTTTTTATAAGCCTGATTGTTTTGGTTGTAGTTTCAGGAATCATGATTACCTGGCTTTCAACTTACGCAGCACTTCGTAAATTCCTGAATATGAAAACAGATGACTTGTATTATTAA
- a CDS encoding DUF3098 domain-containing protein translates to MQKQAKSKPTHVAPNKQTTDDELVTFAFSRQNYRLLIIGVVLIALGFIFMIGGGTDDPNIFNYKIFNFQRLTLAPILILAGFIVEIFAIMKRSK, encoded by the coding sequence ATGCAAAAGCAAGCCAAATCAAAACCAACTCATGTTGCCCCAAATAAACAAACAACCGATGATGAATTGGTAACCTTTGCATTTAGCCGACAAAATTATCGATTACTTATTATTGGTGTTGTTTTAATCGCCCTTGGCTTTATTTTCATGATTGGAGGTGGTACAGATGATCCTAATATTTTTAATTATAAAATTTTCAACTTTCAACGCTTAACCTTAGCACCCATTTTAATCCTTGCGGGATTTATCGTTGAAATTTTTGCGATCATGAAACGATCCAAATAA
- a CDS encoding undecaprenyl-diphosphate phosphatase gives MNWFEALILGIIQGLTEFLPVSSSGHLELGKALLGINAERSLIFTVIVHGATVLSTIVIFYRDILQLLKGIFRFKWNEETQYFFKIIISMIPVVILGLFFMEEVEGFFTGNIRFVGFMLILTSILLAFTYLKKSNKRTINFWDSFIIGIAQAIAVIPGISRSGATIATGILLGNRKEIIAKFSFLMVLIPIIGANAKDLFSNEMASESSIGAIPLFIGFMAAFITGALACKWMIKMVSKGNLIYFSIYCFVIGVLAIIFAA, from the coding sequence GTGAATTGGTTTGAAGCATTAATTCTTGGTATCATTCAGGGTTTGACAGAATTTTTACCCGTTAGCAGCAGCGGGCATTTAGAACTTGGCAAGGCCCTATTGGGTATTAATGCCGAACGAAGTTTGATTTTCACGGTAATCGTTCATGGGGCCACCGTTTTAAGCACTATCGTCATTTTTTACAGAGATATTTTACAATTGCTAAAGGGCATATTCCGGTTTAAATGGAATGAAGAAACCCAGTATTTTTTTAAAATTATTATTTCGATGATCCCGGTGGTAATTCTGGGATTATTTTTCATGGAAGAAGTTGAAGGCTTTTTTACCGGAAATATTCGCTTTGTAGGCTTCATGTTAATTTTAACATCGATACTGTTAGCATTTACATATTTGAAAAAATCGAACAAACGAACAATAAATTTTTGGGATTCGTTCATTATTGGAATTGCTCAAGCCATAGCTGTTATTCCCGGAATTTCCCGTTCCGGTGCAACAATTGCAACAGGAATACTCCTTGGTAATCGCAAAGAAATAATTGCAAAATTTTCATTTTTAATGGTTTTAATTCCCATTATTGGAGCCAATGCCAAAGATTTATTTTCAAATGAGATGGCTTCCGAATCATCTATTGGTGCAATCCCTTTGTTTATTGGCTTCATGGCCGCTTTCATTACTGGAGCCCTGGCCTGCAAGTGGATGATTAAAATGGTAAGTAAAGGCAATTTAATTTATTTTTCAATCTACTGCTTTGTAATAGGCGTTTTGGCTATTATCTTCGCGGCATGA
- the truB gene encoding tRNA pseudouridine(55) synthase TruB yields MIEEIKKQSFNFQEGEVLLFNKPFEWTSFNLVNSIRHLLRHHTGIKKIKVGHAGTLDPLATGLLIICTGKFTKKIDEYQGLEKEYSGTFTLGKTTPSFDLETEINQIFPTNHISDSLIKVTAKTFIGEIEQTPPVFSAIKIDGKRAYLYARKKEEVVIKSKIVKISEFEITAIEMPVIYFRIVCSKGTYIRSLANDFGIKIESGAYLSSLTRTRIGNFKLEDSLEINDFKETLIKLKNHPVS; encoded by the coding sequence ATGATCGAAGAAATCAAAAAGCAGTCTTTTAATTTTCAGGAAGGAGAAGTATTACTATTTAACAAGCCCTTTGAATGGACCTCTTTTAACCTTGTAAATAGTATCCGTCATCTGTTAAGGCACCATACAGGGATTAAAAAGATTAAAGTCGGGCATGCAGGAACGCTGGATCCACTGGCCACAGGATTACTGATTATATGTACCGGAAAATTCACCAAAAAAATAGATGAATATCAAGGACTGGAAAAAGAATATAGCGGAACTTTCACACTCGGTAAAACTACTCCATCTTTTGATCTGGAAACCGAAATCAATCAAATATTTCCAACAAATCATATTTCAGATTCGTTAATTAAGGTAACTGCAAAAACTTTTATTGGCGAAATTGAGCAAACCCCTCCTGTATTTTCGGCTATTAAAATTGATGGAAAACGAGCTTATTTGTATGCCCGTAAAAAGGAAGAGGTGGTAATCAAATCTAAAATTGTAAAAATCAGTGAATTTGAAATAACAGCAATTGAAATGCCAGTCATTTATTTCCGGATTGTTTGTAGTAAAGGTACTTACATCAGATCACTGGCAAATGATTTTGGCATTAAGATTGAAAGTGGGGCCTACCTTAGCTCCTTAACCCGAACCCGAATTGGTAATTTTAAACTTGAAGATAGCCTTGAAATTAATGATTTTAAAGAAACGTTAATAAAGCTTAAAAATCACCCTGTTTCTTGA
- the queA gene encoding tRNA preQ1(34) S-adenosylmethionine ribosyltransferase-isomerase QueA: MKLSQFKYNLPPELIASHPSENRDESRLMVLNRKKQTIEHRTFKDILDYFNDGDVFVLNNTKVFPARLYGEKEKTGAKIEVFLLRELNSETRLWDVLVDPARKIRIGNKLYFGEDESLVAEVIDNTTSRGRTLRFLFDGSYEEFKQTIYSLGKTPLPKIHKRESNQIDQERYQTIYAKHEGAVAAPTAGLHFSRELMKRLELIGVSFAEVTLHAGLGNFRNIEVEDLTKHKMDSEEMNILEKNCNIINLAKENKKNVCAVGTTTMKALESSVSIAGFVKPYEGWTNKFIFPPYECTVANSMISNFHLPQSSMMMMVSAFAGFDFLKKAYKEAVDKKYKFFTYGDAMLIL; encoded by the coding sequence ATGAAATTATCTCAATTTAAGTATAATCTACCACCAGAACTGATTGCAAGCCACCCATCCGAAAATAGAGATGAATCAAGATTAATGGTATTAAACCGAAAGAAACAAACCATTGAACATCGAACATTTAAAGATATCCTGGACTATTTTAATGATGGTGACGTTTTTGTTCTTAACAATACCAAAGTATTTCCGGCTCGCTTATATGGCGAAAAAGAAAAAACAGGTGCTAAAATAGAAGTATTTCTACTTAGGGAATTAAACTCCGAGACCCGTCTTTGGGATGTTTTAGTTGATCCGGCGCGTAAAATAAGAATAGGGAACAAACTATATTTCGGAGAAGATGAATCTCTTGTAGCCGAAGTCATTGACAATACAACTTCCCGGGGAAGAACACTCAGGTTTTTATTCGATGGTTCCTATGAAGAATTTAAACAAACTATTTATTCTTTAGGTAAAACTCCTTTACCAAAAATTCATAAAAGAGAAAGTAATCAGATAGATCAGGAACGTTATCAGACAATCTACGCAAAACACGAAGGTGCTGTTGCAGCCCCTACTGCCGGTCTTCACTTTAGCAGGGAATTAATGAAGCGATTAGAGCTGATAGGGGTTTCTTTCGCCGAAGTTACCTTACATGCCGGTTTGGGTAATTTCAGAAATATTGAAGTTGAGGATTTGACCAAGCATAAAATGGACTCAGAGGAAATGAATATTCTTGAAAAAAATTGCAATATTATCAATCTGGCCAAGGAAAACAAAAAAAATGTGTGTGCTGTTGGCACCACTACAATGAAAGCACTTGAATCTTCAGTTTCTATTGCCGGATTTGTGAAACCATATGAAGGATGGACCAATAAATTTATCTTTCCGCCTTACGAGTGTACAGTGGCGAACAGCATGATCAGTAATTTTCATTTACCCCAATCATCAATGATGATGATGGTATCGGCATTTGCCGGTTTCGATTTTTTGAAAAAAGCGTATAAAGAAGCTGTTGATAAGAAGTATAAATTTTTCACCTATGGTGATGCCATGTTAATCCTCTAA
- a CDS encoding 2-C-methyl-D-erythritol 4-phosphate cytidylyltransferase, whose protein sequence is MREARTVIIVAGGSGLRMKDQIPKQFLLLKGKPILMYSLEIFKKFDPEINIIVVLPESQIKRWVKLCSEFKLQINHEVVIGGDTRFYSVKNGLQDIKDDGLVAIHDGVRPLVSLQTIQNAFETAKSFGNAVPVIEVNESVRELTERGNQIVDRQKLRLIQTPQVFQVSEIKKAYDLSYQSSFTDDASVYEMIEEPIYLTEGNWENIKITRPVDLIIAESILNASQTE, encoded by the coding sequence ATGAGAGAAGCAAGAACCGTAATTATTGTAGCTGGCGGATCAGGACTAAGAATGAAAGACCAGATTCCGAAGCAATTCCTATTGCTTAAAGGCAAACCCATTTTGATGTATAGCCTTGAAATTTTTAAAAAATTTGATCCTGAAATTAACATCATTGTAGTATTGCCGGAATCGCAAATAAAACGTTGGGTGAAGCTATGTTCTGAATTCAAGCTTCAGATAAATCATGAGGTAGTTATTGGAGGAGATACACGGTTCTACTCAGTAAAAAACGGTTTACAGGATATTAAAGATGATGGTTTGGTTGCAATTCACGATGGCGTTCGACCACTTGTTAGCTTACAAACCATACAAAATGCTTTTGAAACGGCCAAATCATTTGGAAATGCAGTTCCGGTTATTGAAGTTAACGAATCTGTTCGCGAACTTACAGAACGCGGGAACCAGATTGTAGATCGTCAAAAATTAAGGTTGATTCAAACACCACAGGTTTTTCAGGTATCTGAAATCAAAAAAGCCTACGATTTGTCATATCAAAGCAGTTTCACTGATGATGCAAGTGTTTATGAGATGATTGAAGAACCTATTTATCTTACCGAAGGAAACTGGGAAAATATCAAAATTACACGCCCTGTTGATTTAATAATTGCAGAATCCATATTAAATGCCAGCCAAACTGAATAA
- the ruvC gene encoding crossover junction endodeoxyribonuclease RuvC — protein sequence MKSERIIIGIDPGTNILGYGIILCTGNKMSLIEMGVLKLGNHANHALKLKSIFEELSVLIDQHHPDEMAIEAPFFGKNVQSMLKLGRAQGVAMAAGLAKGLPIFEYSPKKIKQSITGKGNASKEQVAAMLQNILHIKETPKYLDATDALAAAVCHYFQRENSGGAESYSGWKSFIAKNPKRAIR from the coding sequence TTGAAATCAGAACGCATTATTATCGGAATTGATCCGGGAACCAATATTTTAGGTTATGGTATTATTTTATGCACCGGCAATAAAATGAGTTTGATTGAAATGGGTGTATTAAAACTGGGAAATCATGCTAATCATGCCTTAAAACTAAAATCGATCTTTGAAGAATTGTCTGTGTTAATAGATCAACATCATCCGGATGAAATGGCTATAGAAGCTCCTTTTTTTGGTAAGAATGTGCAATCAATGTTAAAATTAGGGAGGGCTCAGGGGGTTGCAATGGCTGCCGGTTTGGCTAAGGGGCTCCCTATTTTCGAGTATTCGCCAAAAAAAATCAAACAATCAATTACCGGTAAGGGCAATGCCTCAAAAGAACAGGTAGCTGCGATGTTGCAAAATATATTACATATCAAAGAAACACCAAAATACCTGGATGCAACGGATGCTCTGGCTGCTGCAGTTTGTCATTATTTTCAAAGAGAAAATTCAGGAGGAGCAGAATCATATTCTGGATGGAAAAGTTTTATCGCCAAAAATCCGAAAAGAGCAATTCGTTAA